GCCCTCCACGTTCCGGGAGACGGGCCGCAGTTCCACCATCGCCCCGGGAGCGGCGATGTCGAGCGTGAGGAGTGAGGGGGCCGTCCAGCGCCGCCAGCGCTCCCCCGTCGTGTCGTACAGCCGCAGCCGCTGCAGCAGCGCCGGCAGCTCGCTGGTCTCCAGCGACTGCTCGGCGTGGAGGGCGCGCTCGAGGAGGAAGTCGGCCAAGGCCTCGCGGACATCCTGGCGCATGGGGTCCAACACCAGCGCGTGCTCCAGGTGGTCCCCCGCTTCGTCGAGGTGGCGGTGCAGCACGGCCTCCGCCGTGGCGGTGCGCGTCCAGGCCGTGTCGCCCTGCTCCTTGCGGCCCGCGTCGTAATGGAGGAGGGCCTCCTCGCGCGCCGAGGCGAAGGTGGCGCGCTCCCTTTGTACCCGCTCCATGGTCGTGGCGGCCTCGGCCAGCCAGGCGCGTACCGCCGCGTCCCGCTTCGCCTCCTCGCGCAACCGGAAGCCTCCGTAGACGAGCGCCAACGAGAGGACGAATCCCACCGCCAGGGCCTGCCGCATGCGGCGGCTGCGCACCATCGTGCGGCGCGAGGCCTCGAGAAAGGCCAGCTCGCGGCGGGTGAGCTCGGCGGGGTCGAGCAGGGTGGCCTCGGCCAGCTGCCGCGAGCCCCAGAGGAGGTCACGCACATGGCCCAGGCGCTCCCAGTGCGCGGAGGCGGCCTCCAGCCGGGCCTGCACCTCGCGGCGCTCGGCGGCCTCGGCCAGCCAGCGCGCCAGCGTCCCCCAGCCGGACAGCAACGCCTCGTGCGCCACCTCATAGGAGGTGCCGCCCTCCCCTTCCCGGGCCACCAGCAGGCGCGCGCGCACCAGGGCCTCCAGCACCGTGCGGTGGCGCGGGTCGTCCCCCACCAGCTCCCGGTCCGTCTTGCGCGCCCGGGTGCCGTCCGCGGTGATGAGGCGCAGCAGGACGCCGCGCGCCACCGTCCGCTGGTCCGGCAGCAGACGCGCCACGGTCGCGTCCGCGTGCTTCGCCAGCGCGCCTCCCACTCCGCCCAACCCGTCCAGCGCCGTCTGGGGGATGAGGCCCGCGGCCACGTCCCGCGCCTCCCACAGCTCGGCCAGCGCGAACTGCAGCAGCGGCAGCCCGCTCTCGGTGGTGGAGGTGGAGGCCACCAGCGCTTCCACCAGGGCCTCGGACTCGAAGCGCACGCCCGTGGCCCGGGCCGGACCCACCACGGCCTCGCGAATCTCCTCCGGGCCGAGCGCCCGCAGCAGGTAGAGCGCCCCGGGCACCGCCGCGCCCAGTCCCGGCACCGCCGTCAACCGGGTGAGGAAGTCACTGCGGCACGTGGCCAGCAGGCGCACGCCGGACACGCCCTCGGCGAGCCCTCCGAGCGCGAGGCCCGCCTGCGCGGCCTCCGCGTCGCCCGCCAGCGTCACCAGCTCCTCCATCTGGTCCACGTAGACGACGAGTCCCTCTTCCTGGCGGAGGTGGGCTCGCAACCGGCGCGCGAGGCCCGTGGGGTCCGCGCGCAGGGAGGCCACCAGCCCCTCCTCGTCCGCGCCCAGCACGGGGGCGAGCGCGGCGGCGAGCGCGGAAGCGGGGCGCCGGCCTGGAACCAGCCGCACCCCGCGCCAGCGCCGCCCATCCTCCAGCGCGCCGTCGACGACGCGGGGCAGCACTCCCGCCAGGCACAGCGAGGACTTGCCCACCCCGGAGTCACCGGCGACGAGCAGGAAGGACTCGGCCCGGAGCCGCTCCAGCACCTCGCGCTGCTCCCGCCGCCGGCCGAAGAAGAGGGCGCGGTGCTCGGCCTCGAAGGCCTGGAGGCCGCGGTAGGGGTTGCCCTCGGGGACGGCGCCCGCGGCCTCGTCCCGCGAGAGCTGCTCCAGCGCGTCCAGCAGCAGCACGGCGGAGGCGTAGCGCTCCTCGGGGGCGCGGCGCAGGCAGCGGTCCACCACGGCGGCGAAGTCCGGGTCCACCCCCGGGGCAACCTCGGCCAGGGGCCGCGCGTCCCGGTGGGCAATCACCACCGAGAGCTCCCTCAAGGGCACGTTGCGGAAGGGCCCGCTGCCGGCGCACAGCTCGTAGAGCACCAGTCCCAGCGAGTACACGTCGCTGCGGGTCGTGAGCTCCCCGCCCGCCCAGGCCTCCGGGGACATGAAATAAGGAGTGCCCACCAGCATGCCTTCCGGCAGCGACGGCAGGTCCACCCCATCGAGCGAGCCCGCCAGGGCATCCGGGTCCAGGTCGGGCAGGAGGGGAAGGCCGGCTCCGGCCTCGGCGAGCGCGGAGTCCCCCGGCACGGGCGCCTCCGGGTCCAGCAACTTGGCCAGGCCGAAGTCCAGCAGCTTCACCTCGCCGGTCTCGGTGAGGATGGCGTTGCCCGGCTTGATGTCGCGGTGCAGCACCCCGCGCCGGTGCGCGGCGCCGAGTCCCCGCGCCAGCTGCTTGCCGAGCTCCAGCACGCGCTCCCAGGGCAGGGGCCTCGGCAAACGGTCCAGGGTGGTGCCGCGAACGAACTCGGAGATGAGGTAGGGGTGGTTCTCCAGCTGCCCCACCCGGTAGAGGGTGACGACATTCGGGTGCTGGACACGCGCCGCGGCCCGGGCCTCCACCAGGAAGCGGGTGAGCGCGCCAGCGTCCAGCGCCCGGACGAACTTCACCGCCACCGGCCGGTCGAGCAGCGTGTCGCGGGCCAGATACACGCGTCCCGTGGCCCCATGGCCCAGGAGGCGCATCAGGCGGTATTCGTCGAACGCCTCGGGTGGAGTCCACCCGTCGACATTGGACCTGGAAGCAGGCGAGGAGCCCACGGGGAGGACCTGACGTACGGGAACGCGAGGGAACCGGACGACGGGCTAGGGGCTGCTCTTGGGCTTGCTGGGTTTGAGCATCCGGCGGATGCGGTCCTCGAGGTCCTGCGGCAGGCACGGCTTGGCGACGAACTCGTCCGCGCCCGCCTGCCGGGCCTGCTCGGCGTTGCCGGCGAGCACGTGGCCGCTGAGCGCCATGACTGGAATGTTGCGGGTACGTAGGTCCTGTTTGAGCCGCCGCGTGGCCTCCCAGCCGTCCATCACCGGCAGCGACAGGTCCATCAGGATGATGTCCGGGGGAGCGCCCTGGGCCTTCTCCACGGCCTCCACGCCGTTGCGGGCCACATCTACCTGAAACCCGACATATGCGAGGTACTCCGCATACATCTCGCGGGCATCATCGAAGTCGTCGACGACGAGCACGCGCTTGGGCTCGACCGTCTCAGCCGGCCTGGCGCTGTCGTCCGTCGTGATTTCGAGGGTTTGCGTGGGCGGTACGGTCATGGCGCGGGGCCCTCGTCCAGGGTGGGAACGCCGCCCCATGCTATGCACGGCCCCGTGGATGTGCTCGTCCCCGCCAGGGTCCGGAGGCTCCCGGGCCCACAAAACCTGTCGGACCCCGGACACTTCACTCACAGCGTTGATGACTTGGGAAACCCGGGCGGCGCACTCCCGCCCGGGTTTGGACCGCGGGACTACGGCGCCTTGGTGAGGGCGGCTTCCACGACCGTGGTCGAGGGGATGGGGGCGCCCCAGGAGGTCTCGTAGTAGCTCGCCGGGTCCAGCGACTGGAACCTGGCGAAGTCAATCTTCACCCGGGCGCTGGTGGTGCTGGGGTTGATCGGCGGCAACGTCGTCGCGGAGGCGTAGGTGAAGAAGAACCGGCTCGTGGCGTCGTTGAAGTTGGTGATGTCGATCGGGTACTTCGTGGCCGCCTCCCCGGCACAGCCGGCGTTGGGGGGAGGAGCCCTCGTCACCTTGAAGATCTGCGAGGTCGTCGTTCCCGTGATGACAACGGCATCGAGCAGCTCAAGAGACGAGAGCACGAGCTGATTGAAGGTGAGCAGGACGCATTCACCCGAGTCCAGCACCCCCGCGGTGTTGCCGGTCACGGTCGTATCCCTGAACGCGGCGCTCACGAGCTGGGCGGGCCTGGGCGTCTTCGGGTCGCCGCTGATGAAGAAGCCCTTCCAGGTCTTGGCGGTGCCGTCATACGCCGAGGTGGCGCGCAGGATGAGGTTGTATTCCTGCCCCTCCCGGATGACGGAAGCCGCGGGCGTGAGCGTGTAGGAATCTCCCGTGACGCTCGGCGTGACGACGAGGTCCAGCTTCTCCTGGCCGTACTCGTCCGTCAGGATGGCCAGCAGCGAGTCCTTCGCCACGGGCTGGGTGAAGCTGATGAAGATGGACTCGCCGGAGCGCAGGAGGTTGCGCATCGGCCTCTTCGCCTCGGCCTTCTTCGCGGCATCGGTGAGCGTGGCGAAGTTCAGGCTGGGGACGTTGGTGGCCAGGATGCCGAAGCCGGCGGGCTGGTCGGGGTTGCTCGGGTCGCCGGCGTCGGTGCGCGGCGCGGGCAGTTGGATGAGCTGCGAGCCGCCATACGCCATCAGGGTCGAGGCATCGATCTTCCGGGCATAGCCGCCCGCGTCGAAAATGCCATCGGTGTTCAGGTCGATGGGGTCCACCCAGAGGCGGTACCCCCCCGCCGCGGCCCCGGTGCCACCGATGCGCGCCAGCTCCGCCGGCGCGGGGACGCGCTCGAAGGTGACGACCCCCAAGGCATCCGCCTGGGCCATGACCACCACCGAGCTCACGGCCGTCGTCGCGGTGCCATTGACGGAGATGATCCCGGCGGGAGTGGCCTCGAGGTACGCCTGGGCGCCCGCGGCGGGACGGCCCGAGGGCGTGACGAGCGTGAAGCGCACGGTGCTGTTGGTCTCGGTGAGGGAGACGGCGCCGATGTTCGCGTTGCCGTTGTTGATGGGGATGTTGCCCGCGCTGGACGGCACGATGGCGCTGGTGCGCAGCGTGGCGTAGCCCGGCTTGCTGATCGTCAGCAGCACGTTGGAGCCAGCCGGCACGTTGGTGAACATGAAGTTGCCCGAGGCGTCCGTCGTGGCCGTGACCGGCTTGTCCGTCGTCGCGCTCCCGATGGTCATCCCCACCGAGACGCCCGAGAGCGGCTCCATCCGGGTGGTCAACACCTGACCGGAGACCGTCCCCTTCGGGTTGGCCGGAGCCACCACCGACACCGTATCCGGCTCGCGGACACCATCGACGATGCCGTCTTGGTCCGCGTCCTCAGGACCGTTGCAGCCAATCACCAGGAGCGGCAGCACGACTGCCCAATGCTTCTTCATCTTCCCACCTTGAATGCTTGGAGTGTCAGCCCTTGCACAGCGGCGGGACGACACTCTCCGAGCCGGGCCGCCTGCGTCAAGCAGGGGACGGTGGGAGCACCCAGGACGGACATTTCCGGGGAGGCACCCGGGCTCCCCGGACGCTGCTAGCGTGCGCGCCATGAGCGACGTGGATGTGAACGACCCCTGTCTCGGCTGCGCCATCGTGAGGGGAGCCACCCGGCCCGTGGGGGGAGTACTCGCCCGCTCGGCCGGACTGGTGCTCCATGGCGTGGCCTCGCCGAGTCCGGTACCCGGCTGGGTCGTGCTCACCAGTGCGAGGCACGCACGCGCATTGTATGACCTGGACGACGAGGCGGCGCGCGAGCTGGGCCCCTTCGCCGCGCGGGTGATGCGGGCCCAGCGCGAGGTGCTCGGCGCCGAGCACGCCTACGCCTTCGCCATCGGAGACGTGCTGCGCCACTTCCACCTGCACCTGGTGCCCCGCTACCGGGACACGCCCCAGCGCCTCTGGGGACGGGGGGCCTTCGACGCGACCCCCGGGGACTGGCGCCCGGAGGCGGAGCTGGAGACCGCGGCCAGGGCCCTGGCGGCAGCGCTGGGCGGGTGAGCGGACGGGCCCTCCTCGCGCCCGGCGCCTGCCCACTCACGCCGTGCGACCCCCACTGTCCGCCCGTGGACCTCGCCATCCCTCGCGGTGAAGAATGGCGGCGCCCATGCGCGCGCTCCGTCTCGGGACCCTCGTCCTCACACTCCTGCTCACGCCCGCCACCTCCCTGGCCAACAACACCGCGGACGAGGCGGACGTGACGTTCGAGGTCGGCAACGAGGCCTACGCCCGGGGACAGTACGTCGAGGCCCTGCGCTCCTACTTCACCAGCTACCGCCTCGTCCCCAACCGCAACGTCCTCTTCAACATCGCCCGCTGCTACGAGGCGCTCACCCGCTACAACGAGGCCTACCGCTACTACAACGACCTGGCCCAGGAGAGCCTCCCCCACGCCGACGAGGCCGAGGTGCAGCGGGCCCTGGAGCGGCTGCGTCCCAAGGTGGCCCTGGTGCGCGTCACCACCGACCCCCCGGGCGCCGAGGTGTTCGTGGACCGCGAGGACCTCGGCATCCGCGGCCTCTCGCCCCAGACGCTCGCGCTGACGCCCGGCACGCACAAGGTGATGGTGCGCAAGCAGGGCTACCGCCCCACGGAGCAGTCCATCTCCGTGGTGCGGGGACACTCCGTGGCGCAACCCTTCGAGCTGGAGCTCATCACCGGCAGGGTGGAGCTCACCGGCACGCCCGAGGGCGCGGAGGTGCGTGAAACCCCGGACGGCCCCGTGGTGGGGCGGGTCCCCGGGGCGCTGAGCTTCACTCCCGGTCAGCATGTGTTGCACGTGCGCGCGCCCGGCCACACCCCGGCCCAGCTGCTGGTGGACGTGCCCGCCGACGGCACCGTCTCCCTCCAGGTGGCCCTGCGCCCGCAGGAGAAGCCCACCGGGCGCCTCATCATCACCGCCAACCGCGACAACGCCACCGTGCGTCTGGACGGCCACCCCGCCGGCTTCACCCCCACCGTCGTCACCCTCACCGAGGGCGAGCACACCCTGGAGGTGGAGAGCCGGGACGTGCGCCCCCTGCGCCAGCAGGTGACGGTGGTCGCCGACCAGGAGACGCGCATCCACGCGGACCTGCGCTACGAGCCTCCTCCGGTGCGCGCCGCGTCCAAGAACCTGCTCTCCGTGGACGAGGCCCCCGCCTCCATCACCGTCCTCACCCAGGAAGAGCTGCGCGCCTTCGGCTACACCACGCTCGCCGAGGCCCTGGCCGCCGTGCGCGGCTTCTTCATCTCCAACGACCGCTCGTACACGTACCTGGGCGTGCGCGGCTTCGCGCCTCCGGGAGACCTCAATACCCGCGTCCTCATCCTCTGGGACGGCCACTCCGTCAACGACGTATGGGCCGGCCAGGGCTACTCGGCACGCGACCTGGTGGTGGACCTGGAGGAGGTG
This is a stretch of genomic DNA from Archangium violaceum. It encodes these proteins:
- a CDS encoding response regulator, translated to MTVPPTQTLEITTDDSARPAETVEPKRVLVVDDFDDAREMYAEYLAYVGFQVDVARNGVEAVEKAQGAPPDIILMDLSLPVMDGWEATRRLKQDLRTRNIPVMALSGHVLAGNAEQARQAGADEFVAKPCLPQDLEDRIRRMLKPSKPKSSP
- a CDS encoding carboxypeptidase-like regulatory domain-containing protein produces the protein MKKHWAVVLPLLVIGCNGPEDADQDGIVDGVREPDTVSVVAPANPKGTVSGQVLTTRMEPLSGVSVGMTIGSATTDKPVTATTDASGNFMFTNVPAGSNVLLTISKPGYATLRTSAIVPSSAGNIPINNGNANIGAVSLTETNSTVRFTLVTPSGRPAAGAQAYLEATPAGIISVNGTATTAVSSVVVMAQADALGVVTFERVPAPAELARIGGTGAAAGGYRLWVDPIDLNTDGIFDAGGYARKIDASTLMAYGGSQLIQLPAPRTDAGDPSNPDQPAGFGILATNVPSLNFATLTDAAKKAEAKRPMRNLLRSGESIFISFTQPVAKDSLLAILTDEYGQEKLDLVVTPSVTGDSYTLTPAASVIREGQEYNLILRATSAYDGTAKTWKGFFISGDPKTPRPAQLVSAAFRDTTVTGNTAGVLDSGECVLLTFNQLVLSSLELLDAVVITGTTTSQIFKVTRAPPPNAGCAGEAATKYPIDITNFNDATSRFFFTYASATTLPPINPSTTSARVKIDFARFQSLDPASYYETSWGAPIPSTTVVEAALTKAP
- a CDS encoding bifunctional serine/threonine-protein kinase/formylglycine-generating enzyme family protein codes for the protein MGSSPASRSNVDGWTPPEAFDEYRLMRLLGHGATGRVYLARDTLLDRPVAVKFVRALDAGALTRFLVEARAAARVQHPNVVTLYRVGQLENHPYLISEFVRGTTLDRLPRPLPWERVLELGKQLARGLGAAHRRGVLHRDIKPGNAILTETGEVKLLDFGLAKLLDPEAPVPGDSALAEAGAGLPLLPDLDPDALAGSLDGVDLPSLPEGMLVGTPYFMSPEAWAGGELTTRSDVYSLGLVLYELCAGSGPFRNVPLRELSVVIAHRDARPLAEVAPGVDPDFAAVVDRCLRRAPEERYASAVLLLDALEQLSRDEAAGAVPEGNPYRGLQAFEAEHRALFFGRRREQREVLERLRAESFLLVAGDSGVGKSSLCLAGVLPRVVDGALEDGRRWRGVRLVPGRRPASALAAALAPVLGADEEGLVASLRADPTGLARRLRAHLRQEEGLVVYVDQMEELVTLAGDAEAAQAGLALGGLAEGVSGVRLLATCRSDFLTRLTAVPGLGAAVPGALYLLRALGPEEIREAVVGPARATGVRFESEALVEALVASTSTTESGLPLLQFALAELWEARDVAAGLIPQTALDGLGGVGGALAKHADATVARLLPDQRTVARGVLLRLITADGTRARKTDRELVGDDPRHRTVLEALVRARLLVAREGEGGTSYEVAHEALLSGWGTLARWLAEAAERREVQARLEAASAHWERLGHVRDLLWGSRQLAEATLLDPAELTRRELAFLEASRRTMVRSRRMRQALAVGFVLSLALVYGGFRLREEAKRDAAVRAWLAEAATTMERVQRERATFASAREEALLHYDAGRKEQGDTAWTRTATAEAVLHRHLDEAGDHLEHALVLDPMRQDVREALADFLLERALHAEQSLETSELPALLQRLRLYDTTGERWRRWTAPSLLTLDIAAPGAMVELRPVSRNVEGRELLGEPVSLGPEPWVDRAVPPGDWRLRVWAPGHEPALVPLRLARGERRHLRLPLLREGELPTGFVYVPPGRVLFGSAADASVRGFFNALPLHPKETAGFLIARRETTYADWLTFLESLPATERALRAPRTSTTYHGMLRLERVRGTWTLHFQPGGVPYTVRAGEKLRYAKRERRASQDWLNFPVTGISFEDATAYAAWLSRTGRVPGARLCTELEWERAARGEDGREFPHGDSLAPDDANFDLTYGKEPGGFGPDEVGSHPGSRSPFGVDDLAGNAWEWTHSAVEPGQVVARGGAYYFAAASARLANREMPERTLRDITVGIRVCADLPSRTLHTLD
- a CDS encoding HIT family protein gives rise to the protein MSDVDVNDPCLGCAIVRGATRPVGGVLARSAGLVLHGVASPSPVPGWVVLTSARHARALYDLDDEAARELGPFAARVMRAQREVLGAEHAYAFAIGDVLRHFHLHLVPRYRDTPQRLWGRGAFDATPGDWRPEAELETAARALAAALGG